In Siphonobacter curvatus, the genomic window AGTGGGTAACCCATTTGGTACTTGAGTAGCAGGTAGGCCAGATCCTGTAATCGCTGCACATTCTGTTGTTCCGTAACGAGGTTATTTCGCTGGACTTCAATTCGTTGTACGTCGATTTTTTCAACGAGGCCTTCCACGTTCGAAGCCCGCGTATCTCGCAGCAGGGTATCCAGTCGGTGCACGTTTACTTCCAGCAAATTCAGCCGCTCTTCGTTGACGAGTACGGAATAGTATGCTTTCGTTACGTTTTCAGCAATGGTGATCTTGCTGGCCGTCAGGTTCTTGTTCGCCAGCTCGGTATACACCTTGGCAGCTTTTAGACCCAGCAGATACGAACTGCTGAACAACAGCCAGTTCAGATTGGCGACTGCATTGGAATTGTACCGAACGCCACCTAAAGCCAGGGCCAGTTCTTCATCGCCCGGCAGAGCGGGTTCCCCGGGGATGAAGCTCATCCCCGGAGGCATAAAGAAAGGCTGAGGTTTGATGGTATGCGAAAGCCCAAGGGCCACGCTGGCCTGGGGTAGACCCGTGGCTTTGATTTCGCCGATACGAGCCTGAGCGATCGCTACATCCAGTTGGGTATTGGAAACATTGCGATTGTTTTTGACCCCGTAATCAACAGCCTCTTTGAGGGTGAAGGTTTGCTGGCACAAACCCGTAAAACTGACAATGAAGCTACACCAAAGCGTGCCCCATCGGATCAGAATGAGTGTTTTCATGGGATATGGTTGTGTTGAACGTATTTCGGTTAGGTACCGAAACACGACGTAAGCGTTGAATCCTGAAGGATTCTTTGATGAATCGTACTCCGAAGATGATAGGTCCGGGGATGAAACCGGATAGGGGCGATGGATGCACAGCCCCCGGGTTCTTACAAGCTCATACTCGTAGGGAGAGGAATCGTTGATTGGTTAAGAATAGGCCGAACTGGAACGGCTCAAAGCTACGAAGTTTTTTTCAGGATGAGAAGACTTCGCCGAAGCGGACGCAGCATAACAATCATGGGATCATAGAGTTAAGGAGATGAGAGGTCAAAAGTCAGATTAGTGACTTTATCAACCTATACTTTTAGGATAGAGGGACGAATTTTCGTGATGAACTACCGGACCGTGCTAGACCTCACGCAGCGATTCGTCAATTTCCTAAAAGCAAACCTAAAACCCGCTATTGACAACCCTATGTCAGTAGGTCCCGTCTTTTTTAACCGAACCATAAATAAATCGAATTTCAATCGTATGTTGATCGGCTGGCCACCAGCCCAAAAAGCCCCTGCCTGCCAAAATCAAGTGAGCCTTTCTCCGGAGAAAGGCTCACTTGATTACAGACCCAATGGGAAGGATACTTTGATTGCAAAACGCTGAGCGTTGGGATGATCTCGATAGGTTAGTCGGTGCAGGGCTTCGATGCGGGCGATCCGAAAGACATTTTCAAATCCGTAACCTAGTTCGACATACGGCAGGGATTGAAGCGACTCAATACCCGGTTTTCCTTCGGGTTGAATCAGGAGTCGCTGGTTGGCTGCACTCAGTTGTCCATACAGTACTTTACCCGTAATAAAATTTCGCCAGCCCCAGTAACGGATCAGGGGTATACGATTGGTGAACAGCCCCTCGAATTTATGTTCTACCGCTAGCGATACGTAACGATCACTCACGAATTCAGCGTACTGCATCAGGTTAAAGGCACTGCGGTTGTAGAAAGGCGTAGGGTTCCCCTGATGAACGGTCAATAGAGGATAAGGCAACGTCGAAGGCGTATAACCCGCCCGAACGGTATAGTTGGTACGCCCCCCAAGTCCCCAGAGCACGGCGTGGTCGAGTTGTAATTGCCATTTATGGTACGTAGTAGACGGGTACGAAGATGAGGCTCCGCTGGGTTCGTAGGTGGTACCGTACTGATAGCGAAGCGTAACAATGGGGGCGGTTTCGGCGGGTCGCTGCCGAACTTTCCGGTTGTTTACCCGGCGATTGGGCAAACGACCCGGGGCGTA contains:
- a CDS encoding TolC family protein — its product is MKTLILIRWGTLWCSFIVSFTGLCQQTFTLKEAVDYGVKNNRNVSNTQLDVAIAQARIGEIKATGLPQASVALGLSHTIKPQPFFMPPGMSFIPGEPALPGDEELALALGGVRYNSNAVANLNWLLFSSSYLLGLKAAKVYTELANKNLTASKITIAENVTKAYYSVLVNEERLNLLEVNVHRLDTLLRDTRASNVEGLVEKIDVQRIEVQRNNLVTEQQNVQRLQDLAYLLLKYQMGYPLDQPMALSEKLAKTEFSEAMIQHVKKPFQYADRIEYSTLETQRQLQVLDVKNVSRSLWPTLSLTGNYGFYNGRQTIARFVTRPWLDAGSIGFAINVPVFDGFTRRYKLSQSRSNLLKIDNSMKLLEQSIDLQLSQSEVQLRNYWFTLGEQQKNLDLAQEVLRVTQIKYREGVGSNIEVINAEASFRESQTNYYTALYNALVAKVDLDKAAGKLYTE